In Sulfuriferula plumbiphila, the genomic window TGGCGGGTAAGAGCGCGCAGATGTTGCGCATCAATCTGCGTCGCGAGCTGCCTTGCGCACCAGAAATCAGCGCGAATAAATATGCACTCAATATTCGCTTCATGTCGCTAGGCAAAGGCCGTCCACGCTTGTGCGAGAGCGATATCGAGTTTGAACTGACGTTTTGTAATCTGTAGGGCTGTTTCCTACCGTCTCACGGCGTATCACAAACACCCTTAAAAGCCCCGCCAATGCGGGGTTTTTTGTTTCTTGCCGTGTCATGCGCTATCCTCGCATCAGGGGTTTTGTGTGTAGCTAGACTGATTCTAGCTACACACAAGGGGGCGATCATGGCCGGCAAGCTGACAGACGTACACATCAAGAACTGGGTGAAGGCGGGGGAGGCCGTGGCGAAGTCGGACGGGGACGGCCTGACCTTCAAGCTATCGGCATCGGGCACGGCGTCATGGACTTTGCGCTACCGTTTCAGCGGCAAGCATCGGGAGATGACCCTCAGGCGATAGCAACCGCACTGGCGCGCGTTAAGGAGCTGGAACCATGAAAACCTTGTCCGAAGTCAAAACCGCGCTGCTACAGGACAGCGCAACCCTAAGAGCCTATGACGCAATGGAGGCTGAATTTTCGGTGGCGCATGAACTGATAGCGGCGCGCATTCA contains:
- a CDS encoding Arm DNA-binding domain-containing protein, with product MAGKLTDVHIKNWVKAGEAVAKSDGDGLTFKLSASGTASWTLRYRFSGKHREMTLRR